One region of Microbacterium sufflavum genomic DNA includes:
- a CDS encoding DUF6541 family protein: protein MIGDWVAQSGLIALTLLVFFVPGLLLGAALRLRGLTLWASAPSLSVGTLAVLAIVFPFLGVHWGLASVGIAVAVVVAVVFAVSLLLRRGRSVADVPRRQPRHLALLAVGLIVGGGLNAARLMAYVGTPTAISQTNDAVFHLNALRWAAESGTVSSLDLSGLLGGSTFYPAAWHAMTSLVALDIGSIPVAANIVALVIAAVVWPLSVSLLAHVVSRGDALVTALAAGLSAGLMAFPQLMFEWGVLYPYALSLAVVPAAVALTIVAVRTWRGARRGERLLAAAGPGVAALLAVTAATLSQPSSVLTWGALVMLWFSGSLLLGIRRPGARPVLRWSVIVVGWAAVGVVWLVLAYLAGPVLWRSYRGVFGAIADVLVNSHSLLPAAWGMSVLLLAGLIAAVRDRRLRWLAVGWAGFSLLYIVSVGTDLPFIKRALTGPWYGDSFRLAAMVPIVVVPLAAFGLAMIVRMVSAAIPRLTGARRDAVALVSLAVVAVVGIVNVALSPVVLLRVADETDEQSRYAMNADSYLSDDEYRLLTELPDLVSRDSLIIANPSTGAGFAYVLGERDIVPRTWAPPQSAAWDVIAAHLRDAAEDPAVCEALAAYGDPEYVLDFGIGGTGPGEYLMPGMTDFEDRPGFEEVASEGDASLWRITACG, encoded by the coding sequence ATGATCGGCGACTGGGTCGCGCAGTCGGGGCTGATCGCCCTGACGCTCCTCGTCTTCTTCGTCCCCGGTCTTCTGCTGGGCGCCGCTCTCCGTCTGCGCGGGTTGACGCTCTGGGCGTCGGCCCCGAGCCTCTCGGTCGGCACGCTCGCGGTGCTGGCCATCGTCTTCCCGTTCCTCGGGGTGCACTGGGGTCTCGCTTCTGTCGGCATCGCGGTCGCGGTCGTCGTGGCGGTGGTGTTCGCGGTGTCGCTGCTGCTTCGTCGCGGTCGCAGCGTGGCCGACGTGCCACGGCGGCAGCCCCGGCACCTCGCGCTCCTGGCCGTCGGCCTCATCGTCGGCGGCGGCCTCAACGCGGCGCGATTGATGGCGTACGTCGGCACCCCGACCGCGATCTCCCAGACGAACGACGCCGTCTTCCACCTGAACGCGCTGCGCTGGGCCGCCGAGTCCGGCACGGTCTCGTCGCTCGACCTCTCCGGCCTGCTGGGCGGATCCACCTTCTATCCCGCGGCCTGGCACGCCATGACCTCCCTGGTGGCTCTGGACATCGGCTCGATCCCGGTCGCGGCCAACATCGTCGCGCTGGTGATCGCCGCGGTGGTGTGGCCGCTGAGCGTGTCGCTGCTCGCCCACGTCGTCAGCCGCGGGGATGCACTGGTCACGGCGCTGGCGGCCGGGTTGTCGGCGGGCCTGATGGCGTTCCCGCAGCTCATGTTCGAGTGGGGTGTCCTGTACCCCTACGCCCTCTCGCTCGCCGTCGTCCCCGCCGCGGTCGCCCTCACGATCGTCGCGGTGCGGACGTGGCGGGGCGCACGGCGCGGTGAACGCCTTCTGGCCGCTGCGGGTCCGGGCGTCGCCGCGCTCCTGGCGGTGACGGCGGCCACGCTGTCGCAGCCGTCGTCCGTGCTCACGTGGGGTGCGCTGGTGATGCTGTGGTTCTCCGGGAGCCTGCTGCTCGGCATCCGCCGCCCCGGCGCGCGCCCTGTGCTGCGGTGGAGCGTGATCGTGGTCGGCTGGGCCGCGGTGGGCGTCGTGTGGCTCGTCCTGGCCTACCTCGCCGGACCGGTGCTGTGGCGGTCGTACCGCGGCGTGTTCGGCGCGATCGCCGACGTGCTGGTGAACAGCCACTCGCTGCTGCCCGCGGCGTGGGGGATGAGCGTGCTGCTGCTGGCCGGATTGATCGCCGCCGTGCGCGACCGGCGACTGCGGTGGCTGGCGGTGGGATGGGCCGGGTTCTCGCTGCTCTACATCGTGAGCGTCGGCACCGACCTTCCCTTCATCAAGAGGGCCCTCACCGGTCCCTGGTACGGCGACTCCTTCCGGCTCGCGGCGATGGTGCCGATCGTCGTCGTCCCCCTCGCCGCCTTCGGCCTCGCCATGATCGTGCGGATGGTGTCCGCCGCGATCCCGAGGCTCACGGGAGCGCGTCGCGACGCGGTCGCGCTGGTCTCGCTGGCGGTCGTCGCCGTGGTCGGGATCGTCAACGTCGCGCTCTCCCCGGTGGTGCTACTGCGCGTCGCGGACGAGACGGACGAGCAGTCCCGCTACGCGATGAACGCCGACAGCTACCTCTCCGACGACGAGTACCGCCTGCTCACCGAGCTTCCCGACCTCGTGTCGCGGGATTCGCTGATCATCGCGAACCCCTCCACGGGAGCCGGCTTCGCCTACGTGCTCGGGGAGCGCGACATCGTCCCCCGCACGTGGGCGCCGCCGCAGTCCGCCGCGTGGGACGTGATCGCCGCGCACCTGCGTGACGCTGCGGAGGACCCCGCGGTGTGCGAGGCCCTCGCCGCCTACGGCGACCCGGAGTACGTGCTCGACTTCGGCATCGGCGGCACCGGTCCCGGCGAGTACCTCATGCCCGGCATGACCGACTTCGAGGACCGGCCGGGATTCGAGGAGGTCGCCTCGGAGGGTGACGCGAGCCTCTGGCGGATCACCGCCTGCGGCTAA
- a CDS encoding ABC transporter ATP-binding protein has protein sequence MSTAIAPRPSIVVDGVRKNFTLNHALSLKDTVVAWIRRRKTSSTFEALKGLDLVINEGESVAILGLNGSGKSTLLKLISGVMEPDAGEVLTRGRVAGLIEVGAGFHPELSGRENVFLNAAILGMQRKEIEERYDEIVAFSEIEQFIDQEVKHYSSGMFMRLAFSVAIHVELDVLLVDEILSVGDAPFREKCRQKFGELIAQKKTLVVVSHDMEMVRELCTRGVVINKGEVVYDGEIEGAIALVDE, from the coding sequence ATGAGTACCGCCATCGCCCCCCGCCCGAGCATCGTCGTCGACGGTGTGCGGAAGAACTTCACGCTGAACCACGCGCTGTCGCTCAAGGACACCGTGGTCGCCTGGATCCGACGTCGCAAGACCTCCAGTACCTTCGAGGCGCTCAAGGGGCTCGACCTCGTCATCAACGAGGGGGAGTCGGTCGCGATCCTCGGGCTCAACGGCTCGGGCAAGTCCACTCTCCTCAAGCTCATCTCGGGGGTCATGGAACCCGACGCGGGCGAGGTGCTCACGCGCGGCAGGGTCGCGGGTCTCATCGAGGTCGGTGCCGGCTTCCACCCCGAGCTGTCCGGGCGCGAGAACGTGTTCCTCAACGCGGCGATCCTGGGCATGCAGCGCAAGGAGATCGAGGAGCGCTACGACGAGATCGTCGCGTTCAGCGAGATCGAGCAGTTCATCGACCAGGAGGTCAAGCACTACTCCTCCGGCATGTTCATGCGGCTCGCGTTCTCCGTGGCGATCCACGTCGAGCTGGACGTGCTGCTCGTCGACGAGATCCTGTCGGTCGGCGACGCGCCCTTCCGGGAGAAGTGCCGGCAGAAGTTCGGCGAGCTGATCGCGCAGAAGAAGACCCTCGTCGTCGTGAGCCACGACATGGAGATGGTGCGTGAGCTCTGCACCCGAGGCGTGGTGATCAACAAGGGCGAGGTCGTGTACGACGGCGAGATCGAGGGCGCGATCGCGTTGGTCGACGAATGA